A genome region from Candidatus Methylomirabilis tolerans includes the following:
- a CDS encoding OsmC family protein produces MSEHSATVAWRRTSASFDYEAYNRDHSWSFDAGVQVRASAAPAFHGDLDCVDPEEAYVAALSGCHMLTFLAVASRKRLIVDTYEDHATGFMEKNVHGKLAVTRIVLRPQVRFSGSVVPSQDELAKLHEQAHHGCIIANSVLTTVTIEPA; encoded by the coding sequence ATGTCAGAGCACAGCGCAACCGTCGCCTGGCGGCGCACATCTGCGAGTTTCGACTACGAGGCGTATAACCGCGATCACTCCTGGTCGTTCGATGCCGGCGTTCAGGTCCGCGCGTCCGCCGCGCCTGCCTTTCACGGCGACCTCGACTGTGTCGATCCTGAAGAAGCATACGTGGCAGCCCTCTCCGGTTGTCACATGCTGACCTTTCTCGCCGTCGCATCACGTAAGCGACTGATTGTCGATACCTACGAGGACCACGCCACCGGGTTCATGGAGAAGAACGTCCACGGCAAGCTGGCCGTGACGCGGATCGTACTCCGACCGCAGGTCCGGTTCAGCGGCTCGGTAGTACCTTCCCAGGACGAATTGGCGAAGCTACACGAGCAGGCTCACCATGGCTGCATCATCGCAAACTCGGTGTTAACGACAGTCACCATTGAACCCGCGTGA
- a CDS encoding Dyp-type peroxidase, producing MNNMQSGILESTPPVSRYLIFSLIDHGEARKGLLALREIADGRQTVVGIGQSLVLALGATVSGLRVFPSYAGAGFEVPSTPFALWCWLRGDDRGDLLHRARRITHALMPAFRLDQVVDAFTYGTARDLTGYEDGTENPKDERALEVAFVRRQGDGLDGSSFVAVQQWVHDLDRFEAKSTQEQDNTIGRRRIGNDEIKDAPPSAHIKRAAQESFDPEAFVLRRSMPWADGLRAGLVFVAFGASFDAFEALLRRMVGVEDGIVDALFTFTRPISGAFFWCPGMQDGRLNLRQLGLIPS from the coding sequence ATGAACAATATGCAGTCTGGAATTCTGGAATCGACCCCTCCGGTCTCCAGGTATCTTATATTCTCTCTGATCGACCATGGCGAAGCTCGTAAGGGTCTGCTGGCGCTCCGTGAAATTGCCGACGGCCGACAGACCGTTGTCGGCATTGGGCAATCGCTCGTGCTTGCACTTGGGGCCACCGTGTCAGGCCTCCGTGTGTTTCCGAGCTATGCCGGCGCCGGGTTTGAAGTGCCGTCCACGCCGTTCGCGTTATGGTGTTGGTTGAGGGGGGATGACAGGGGTGACCTGCTGCATCGGGCCAGGCGCATCACCCACGCGCTCATGCCCGCGTTTCGCCTGGATCAGGTCGTTGATGCCTTCACCTATGGCACGGCTCGGGATTTGACGGGGTATGAAGATGGAACTGAGAACCCGAAAGATGAGCGTGCGCTGGAGGTCGCGTTCGTTCGGAGACAAGGCGACGGGTTGGATGGATCGAGCTTCGTTGCAGTCCAGCAATGGGTACATGACCTCGATCGCTTCGAAGCCAAGTCTACTCAGGAGCAGGACAACACGATCGGGCGTCGCCGGATCGGTAACGACGAGATCAAGGACGCTCCGCCGTCTGCGCACATAAAAAGAGCGGCGCAGGAGAGCTTCGATCCCGAGGCGTTCGTCTTGAGGCGCTCGATGCCGTGGGCGGACGGCTTGCGCGCGGGCCTGGTGTTTGTCGCGTTTGGCGCATCCTTTGACGCGTTCGAGGCCCTCTTGAGGCGGATGGTCGGGGTAGAGGACGGGATAGTAGACGCATTATTCACCTTCACCCGTCCGATATCGGGCGCCTTTTTCTGGTGTCCAGGCATGCAGGACGGGCGACTAAATCTCCGACAGCTCGGACTGATACCGTCTTGA